Part of the Chthoniobacterales bacterium genome is shown below.
GAGCGGATTCAAAGTGCGCTGAAAAAATATTACGTCGCGCGGGACGACAAAAAGGCGCGTTTCCAAGACTGGCAGGCGGCGCGTCAGGCGGCGGCGGAGACAAAATGGGAAGCAGTGAATCACCTCGACAAATATCTCGTCGAGTTCGCCGACAAGATCGAAGCGCGCGGGGCCAAGGTCCATTGGGCGAGCACTGCGGAGCAGGCGCGGGAGATTATTCTCGGCATTGTGAAGGAGAAAAACGCCCGGCGCATCATCAAGTCGAAAGTGATGACAGGGGAGGAGATTCACCTGAACGCGGCTCTGGAGGCGGCCGGCTACGATGTGGTCGAGAGCGATCTCGGCGAATATATCGTCCAGCTTCGGCACGAGGCACCGTATCATTTTGTCTTCCCGGCTATGCATTTGAGTCGGGGTGAAATCAGCGATCTTTTTGAGAAGGAACTTGGTTCAGCCAAGACCGACAGCCCGGAGGAATTGACCATGATCGCCCGCCGCGTGATGCGCGACCAATACCTCGCCGCCGACATAGGGATCAGCGGCGCGAACTTTGCCGTGGCCGAGACGGGTATGATTTCGATCACGGAAAACGAGGGCAATGCGCGACTCACCTGCGCGCTGCCAAAGGTTCACATCGCGCTCATGGGCATTGAAAAAGTGTTGCCAAAGTTCGAGGATCTCGCGCTCTTCCTGCCGATGTTAGGCACCGCCGGCGCGGGTCAGGCCGTCACCTGTTACAACTCGATGTATGCCGGTCCACGCCAGCCGGGTGAGACCGATGGCCCCGAGGAAATGCACATCGTTCTTCTCGACAATAAACGCACGCATCTACTCGCCGACATTGAGCAGCGCGACGCCCTACATTGCATCCGCTGTGGCGCCTGTCTGAACGTCTGCCCCATTTACAAAAACGTCGGCGGGCACACCTACGGCACGACCTATCAGGGTCCCATCGGATCGGTCATCACGCCGCATTTGCGCGGGATTCAGGAGTGGAAACACCTCTCCAGCGCCTCTACCCTTTGCGGCGCATGCACCGAGGCCTGTCCGGTAAAAATCAACCTCCACCACCACCTCTTGCACAATCGGCGCAACGCCATCGCCCAGAAGCCCGTCTGGTGGGAGCAGACGCTTTTCCATTTGAGTTCCATTCTATTCAACCACCCCGCGCTATGGCGGCTCGCGGCTTGGGGCGGACGCATCGGGCAACTCTTCCATCCGCTCATCCAAGGCACGATTCTTGACCCCGCCCGCGCCTGGACGAAAACCCGCGACCTCCCACCCGTCGCGGATCAGACGTTTAAGGAATACTGGAGGTCCCGCCAGAAATGAGCGAACGCACCAACATCCTTGCCCGCATCCGCGAGGGGCTCTCAGTTCCCGCTCCGGTTCCTGGCACGCACGAGTTGCATGGGAATGAGCACGCGACGGCCCCGGCTCCGATCGTTCCGGGAATGGTCATGAAATGGCTGCCGCCTGTGGGCGCGACCTTCGGCGATCAGGTGGCGCTCTTCGCCAAGAATTCGTTTGAACTGAAAACTGACTTCCAGATTTTCGACAGCTTGGGCGAGTTGCAAGGTGCTCTGAAGACCCTTGCACAAGTTGAAGGCTGGCAGCGCATCGGCACCCATCGCGGCACGCTCAACGACGCGATTTGTCCCGCACTCGGATTGCCGATGATGCTGACCGATGAGTCGTATGCCACTCCCGATCTGGAGAAATGCGACGCCGGAATTTCCGAATGCGAATCGCTCATCGCGCAGACGGGTTCCGTTCTCGTCACCACCCGCAGCTCCGGCGGTCGCGCTCTTTCCGTCCTCCCGCCGCATCATGTGGTGCTGGTCCGGCGCGAGCAATTGCTGCCCGATCTGCCCTCTGGCTTCGCCGCGTTGAAGCAAAAATACACCGGCAATTTCCCGAGCTTCATGAGCCTCATCACTGGCCCGAGCCGCACCGGCGACATCGAGCGCATCCTCGTCTTGGGAGCGCACGGGCCAAAGAAGCTGACGATTTTTTGCGTCTAGCCCCGGAATTGATGAATCGAATCTAACTCCGCTCAGCGCCCGTAAAGGCACTGGCTGAGGTAGCCGGAAATGGCCGTCGCGCGGTTCTCGGCGCGGAGAGCGGCGATTTTCGAGCGGTCCACTTCGAGGGCGCGTTCCCAGAGCCAGGTGAGGTTGTTGCCGCTGACGGTGAGAACGTCCTGAATGTTTTTCGGGTCGTCGGTGCGCGGCGCTTTCACGTCGAAGCAGATGATGCCGTCCCAAGCAGTGTCCTGGAGGACGACGCAGAGCGCGAGATCCTTGACGGGTTCGATGATGCCAAATGGCAGATCCTGATCGTAACGCTGGCCGTCCTGGGAATTAAGATGGATGTGGAAAAGCTTGTTGGCCTCCAGACACATTTCGATGTCCCAGAGGTAATCGAGGCCGGCGATGCGGCTGTGAGCGGTCTCGGGGTTCAACCCGAAAAGCGGCTGCACGCTCGGATCGAGGCGGCTGATCAAATACAGCGCCTCGCCCACATTGGCGAGATACATGTTGGCGCGGGGTTCGTTGGGCTTGGGTTCGAGTGCAAATCGAATGGAGTGTCCGTATTTTTCCAAGGCGTACTGCCCGACGGCGTTGAAGCCCTCGACGAGGCGCTGAAAGGAGTCACGGCCGTTTTTGGCGAGGACGAAGTCGAAGCCTTCTCGACCATTCCAGAAGACCATGGTCTCAGCCCCCATGACGTGGGTGGTGTCCACTGCGAGCTTGGCGTTGGCGAGGCCCTTGGCGCGGATGGCGGAGTCGTTGGAGGTCATGGCGCCGTCCTTGAAGATGGAGTCGGCGAAGAACGAGGGGGTGTACATCGCGCACTTGAGGCCGCATTTTTCCGCGACCGCGAGAGCCCTCTCGGCGTCGGTCGCAGGGATTTCCGAATCATGCGCCTCAAACCACGACATGCCGGCCTCGGCGAGCATCGGGATGCGGTCGATGAAAGGAATCGCCTCGCGCGTCGGGCCGCCAAAAGGATCGCCCCCGGGTCCGAGATTCCAGACGCCTGCTCCGACGCCTTGTTTGCCTGCCTTGTTTTTGAGTTGAAATGACATGATGTGAGAGGGTGTAAGTTGCTGCGATGGGTGGGTCATCTAAGCACTTGGCCAAGCGGGTGACAATCGGTAATTTTCCACCTCCGCAACGATTTAACTAATGGGTAAACCCGACGCCGGACGCGATGCTCCAAGGCGTTTCCTTGGTGGAGAAGGGCGGGAGTTTGTCGTCGGGTTTGACGGTGGGGACCAGTTTGCTCACGCGGAAGAGGGGAAGAATGGGCAGTCCGGCTGGGTCTTTGTCGTAAACACCACCCATTTTTTCGAGGAGGAGATAGGCGTGCATCAGGCCGCCGGGACATTCTCCGATCAAGACCTCCATGTCGTAGCGGCCACCGGCGCTGACTTCGAACCATTTGCCCGCGACTGGACCACGATCGCCCGAGATATTTTTTAAGTTCTCGTAGCTGTATCGGACGGGTGGACTGGCCAGAGTTTCCTTCACGCGACCTTGGGCGAAGACGACGCTACCATTGAAGCGGATGATCAAAATATCGTCGCCCAAGCCGACGAAACGGAAGCGGCCGCTGGAGGGTGAAACGACTTTCGCTTTGTAATGCGCCACCCAGAGACGGGGTTTCACCTTGTCCTGCAAGGCAAACGCTTTCGGCCCTTCATCGGCGTTGATGATCGGCACAAAAAGATAGGGCGCGTAGAGTGGATTGGGACCCGCGAAGTATTTTCGCAGCTCACTTTCGTTCCAGGAACCCTTCACCCAGGCCTGCACGAAGGCGGCCCATTTGGCGTCGTCCATGTCGGTCGGCTTGCCGTCCTTGGTTTGTTTGAGGTCGTAGAAGGTTCCCTTTAGCGCGTCTTGAGTAGCATTGCGTAATCCAAACATTGTCAGGCCACCTCCTCCTACACTTCCCGGGGCGAGTCCGGCCCCACCCGAAATCTGCCCCATGCCAGTGCCGCCCATGCCGGCCATTTTCGAGGGAGTCGTGGGCCCGAGCGATGGCAGCGCGGGCATATCCGGAAGGCTGACCTTGGCCAAAGCATTCGTCGTGGTCACGCGTTTAGGCTGGCTGGGTGCGCTCATGGTTTGCTGTTTTTTGGCCATCTGCACGCGGTGCTCGACAGAGCGCTGGCTGGGATTGGGCGATGGCGGGCCGCCTTTGAAGGTGAGCTTGCGTTTGGCGGTGATAGTTTGGACGACAAGGACGGTAGCGACGAGGCCGATCAGGAGATGCACGCCGACGCTGACGAGGAAAAACTTGCTGCCAGAAAATCGTTTCCAAAGCGTCGGCTTGGGCGGACCAGACGGCGCGGGCGAGTGCGGGTCGGATGGGCTCATTCCTCGTCTCCCACGGTGAAAGTGACATTCGGGATTTGGGCCACGGCGAGCGCGTCGAGCACATCGACGGTGCGGCTGTATTTCGCCGTTGGATCGCTGATGATCGTCACGACTGCAGGTGTTTTCGAGGCGTCGGCATTTTGCTTGAGACGCATCAGGACGGCCTTGAGTTGGGGCAGGTCGCGGCTAACCGGCGTGTCATAGGGCTCATCGTTCAGGGCGATTTCACCGGTGTCGGAAATGGTGATGATCTGCTCGTCCACGAAGTCGGTGGAGGAGGCGGTCTCGGCGGTGCCGGGCAAAGTGGTATTCAACTCCTTTTCCACTTTCACCGCGCCAGCCATGACCATGAAAAAAAGCATAATCACGAAGACGACATCGATCATCGGCGCGATCTGGAAGCCGAGGGAACCTTCGTTGGGATTGAGCTCAAGGCGGCGCATGGGCTATTGTTTGTTCACGGCAGAGAAAGAAATATCGGCGATGCCCGCCGCGCCCGCGCAGTTCATCGCCTGCGAAACGTAGAGCGCCGGCACATCCTGGTCGCCTCGAATGATGATGCGGAAACTCGGATTTTGCCCGGCGGTGATTTTCTTCTCGCCCGCCTGCCGCGCCGATAGAAGGAGCGGCGTCAGTTCAGAGCTTTGGGTGTAAACCTTGTCATTGAAGACAAACTCCGCCTTCTTTTCCTCTGCTTTCCAGCGGACGTTCACGACGGCCTCGGAGCGGGTGTTGTCCTTTTTCTGAGCGTCGGGGGCAAGCGGGAGTTTGATGGTTTTGTCCACCTTCAGCACCTGCGCAGAGGTGATCGTCATAAAGAAAATGAGCAGCACCAGAAGCACGTCGATCATCGGCGCGATCTGGAACTCCGGTTCGCCGGAATCGCTGCCTCCACCGCCACCGGCCATGTTAGAAGCTCCTTTCGATTGGGATCAAAGTCATCATCGGAAAATGCATTTGCTGAGAGCGTGATCAGACCTGCTCGACTTGCGCTGGCGCATGCCAGTTGGGCAGCGCTGCAAAGAGTTCCTCGTCTCCGATATGAACGCCAGTCAGTGCCTCGTAGGGCATTTTGCGGAAGAGCGTGGCCACGGAATCCTGGATGTGATGGATGACTCCAGCGGCGCGATTGCGGAGGAAATAGAAACTGCCAAACGCCGGAATCGCGATGAAAAGTCCGCTCGCCGTCGCCACCAGCACCTCGCCGATGGCGGCAGAAAGACTCGACGGATCGCCGATGCCGGAACTGCCCAAAGTGCCAAACGCCTTGATCATGCCCGTGACCGTTCCGACCAAACCGATCATCGGCGTGCAAACGCCGATGACGGACAGATAGCTGATCCAAGTCTGCATCTGGGCATTTTCCTTGGCGATCTCGCCCATGATGCCCTCCTCGGTGCTTTGTTTGCCGTCGCCGAGCAGGCTGATGCCGACGCGCAGGACGTTGGTCAGAGGCGACGGATTATCGCGGCAATAATTGTAGGCACCCACGTAATCTCCCTGGCGGAAAAGATCCTTCACCGCCTGCTCATGCTGCGGCGGGAGGACTCTCTTCGCACTCGTCCGGATGACGCCGTCGCCGATCAGGTAAACAGTGAAAATGGAGCACGCGCCGATCGGGAACATCACCCATCCGCCTTCGCGAATCTGGTCCCAGAGCGTTTTGTGAACGACGGCGGGCTTGGCTTCCGTGCCAGCGGCGGGCGCGGCCTCCTGGGCAAAAATAGGCGCGGCAGCGATCAGGAGCAGGACAGCGCCGAGGGCGAAAAGGGAGGAGCGTTTGGTGTTCATGGTGGAGTTTTTTAGAGTTGTTTGATTTCTTTTTCTGCGATGGATGCCTCGGGTGAGGTGGGATATTTTTCGATGAGAGAGCGCATGGAAGCCTCGGCGCTCGCGACGTCCGTCAGCCCCCGCCAGGCGCGGGCTGCTCCCAGCATCGCCGTGGGTTGGAGCGTGACTTGGTTGGCGTAAAAAACCGGCACATGGAGAAACGCGATGACCGCCGGATCGTACTCCTTCAGCGCGAGCAGGCTTTGACCTTTATTAAGCCAGGCGCTGGCGAGCGTGTCTGGGTCGGTGCTCTTTTCAATGATCTGGTCGTAGATCGTCAAAGCCTCCTTGTCCTTGCCTTGGCGGGTCAAAATCGCTGCCTTCTCCACCTGCACACGGTCGGCAATTAGTGGATCGACCCCCGCCGAGGCAGCGATCTGGTTGAGCAGAGTTTCGGCGTCCTTCGAGCGTTGCAATGCGAGTAGAGCCTTCATTTTCAGGAAAGCGGTCGCCTGCCAGAAATTGCCCGGGATGTCTCGGAACGGTGTGTAAAAAGCGAGGATCGGCTCCACTTTGATCATCGCCTCCTCCGCTTTTCCATCCGCCAGCAAACCCTCGGCCTCCACGATCTGAGTGGGAGCTGGAAAGGCGACTCGCGCGATTTTGCTAACTGCGTAACCCACCTCGCCTACACCCGCCGCGAGCGGCACCATGATCATCGAGCCGTCGCGCCGCAGGGAAGGCACATCGAGGCTGGTGCCGTCCTTCATGAGAATCTTCACCGTCGGCCCAGCGGGCGCGGGCGCTGGGACTGCGGCAGGAACAGGCGCTAATTTCAGTGTCTGCGCGATGACGCCCAGAGGCAGGAGCAACAGGACGATAAGAATGGAACTCGTCTTCATCCGGGTGTGAGTGCTTTCAGACGTTCGCGAGCCGTGGCAATTTCCGGAAAGGCAGCCAGTTTTTCCAGACGCAACATCTCCTGGTAAGTGCGGGTCGCCTCCTGGATTTTGCCGAGTTTTTCAAAGCACTCGGCGCTGCCCAAATATGATTTCGCGACCCACGGCAGGTAGCGCTGATAAGCAACATAGACGCGCTGATAAAACGCAATGGCTTCCGGCAAACGATTTTGTTGACGCTCGATTTCCCCCAGCGAATACACGGAAAAAGCCGTCGCCTCACCCCGCCAGTCGCGGATGGAGGCTACTTGCTCAAAAATTTTCCTGGCCTCATCCAAACGGTTGAGCGCGAGCAGGGTTTTGGCTTTTCCGAGCGTCACATCCTTCAGCTTGGTGGTCGCGCCCGCCTTGTCGATCGCGTCAGTAAAATAGGTCAGCGCCTTCGGATAATCCTTGCGCTGGAAAGCGATTTCACCCAGGCCGTTCCATGCGAAATCGACGTAATCGCTTCTCGGAAAGTCGTTCATCAAACGCTGGAAAATCGGCTCCGCCTGATCGATGCGCCCCTTGCCTAAAAGACAATCTCCGACCTGCGCGAGCAGTACCGAACTGAAATCCGCCGGCTGAAACCGGTCGGCAATGGCTTGCAGGGCGGTTTGTTCTTCCGCGCTTTTTTTCCGCAGCCGGGCCAGTTCGGCCGTCGCAAAAAGAATCCGGGCCTGTGCCGTGGGCGTGCTGCCGGTGCCGAGCAAACGATCCATCTCGGCCTGCGGATCGTAAGCGGGCGATGTGGCGCCGTCCGCAACAGATGCCGGCGAGGCGCTGGGAGAAGCGACAGGGACTGGGGTGCCTTTTTTTAAACAAAGCTGGGCGAGCTGGGTCAGAAGCTGCTCCACGGCATCGCGTTTCGGATCGTTGATAAACCGCTTGATCGTGTCGGCGGTGAACGTGCGGGCCTCGTCCACCTTGCCTTCACGGGCCTTCGCCTTGCCGACCCAGTAAAGGGCGGACGCCACCGTCGGATGCTCGGGATGAGTGGTGACAAACTCCTGGAAAAGCTGGCCAATGCCGGCCCAGTCGCCTTTCTTCTGCATCAGCTTTTGCGCGGCAAAGAGCGAGTAATTCAGCACTTCATCCGTGGTGGCTGCCTGATAGGAGCGGACATATTCGGCGATGGCTTCGTCATTTTTGTTCGTCGCGGCGAGCGAGTCGGCCTTCAACGCCAGCACCTCGCCGAGCATCGGATCGGCTTTGAATTGCCTCCCCCAAGCGACCGAATCCGCCACCACTTCATCGTAGAGCGAGGCCGAGTATTTGCAGACATTGATGCGGTAACGCACGTCGGCCACGAAGTTTCCCTGGGGATACTTGGCGAGGTAGCCCTGCAGCAACCCGAGCGCCTCCTCGTATTTGCCGGCGAACAATTTCGCCATGGCCGCGCGATAGATAATTTCCTCCGTGTGCGCACCGGTGGGAAATTCCTTTGTATAAAGCGCGTAACTTTCCGCCGCCTCGGGAAACTTGCCCAAGGCCATGCGGGTGTTGCCCATCAGATAGATCATTTCCTCGCGGTATCGGCTGGTCGGCTGATCCTGCAGCATTCGTCCGAAATAGGTTTCCGCCGCTTGCGCATCGCCCGATTGTAGTGCCGTCTGACCGAGCAGCAGACCGACCGTGGAGGCGTTTGGATTAGTCGGGTAGGTCTTCAGATATTCCTCGCAATATTTTCTGGAAGGCTGCACGCGCCCGACTTCCGCCGAGCAAACCGTGGCTCCGAAAAGCGCTGGCTCATGCTCCGCCGAAGTGGGATAACGCCGCAGGATTTCCTCGTAGGCGACGATGGATTCCCATTTTTTTCCCTGCAAATAAAAGGCGCGCGCCACCCGCAGATAGAGAGCCGGAGTGAAATCGGGCAGGTTCCGCGCCTCCTCCACCAGCTTGGCTGCATCGGCCAGTTTCGCCTTCAACGTATTGTTCGCCCCCACGAGCTGGACCGCCTTGGAAACCTCCGCCCGCATGGTGGCGACGTTGGCGTCGATCTTCGCCTGAAGGTCTTTCACCTGCTGTTCCTGAAACCGAACGACTTCCGGCTTCGGCAGTGCGAATCGGTAACAAGTCAGCGCCTCAGCCGGTTGCTCTTTTTCGAGAAAACCGTCGCCTAGCTCAACCGCGAGCGCGTTGAGACGCATCACATTGTCCATCAGACTCAGCTTGGAACGCACCAGCTCGAGCGTGGCGGTGGCTTTGGCTGGATCGTTCGCGGCGGCATAAAGACTGGCAAGTTGAATGGCCCCCACGGCCGCAGCCTGACTGGCAACGCCTTTGCCGATGAGTTTTTCCAAAGCCGCGATGGCTTCTGCTGTCTGCCCGGTTTCCTTGTAAGCCGCGGCCTCGGCAGACAGGGCGTCGTCGCGATACTGCGGGAGATTTTCCAGTTCCTTGTAACTCGCAATGGCCTCGGCGTATTGTTTGCCCTGCATGCATGCCTGCGCGATCGATTGCAGGACCTCGGCCCGACGCGTACTCTGGGGAAATTTGGTGAGATAAGTACGCAGGGTGGCAATCGCGCCGGGGAAGTTCCCAAGGTTGTAATAGGCCGCACCAAGCGTGAAATAAATCGGCTCGAGCTGCGGCGTGTCCTGCGCAGTTTTCAAGAGCGCCTGCAGCTTGTCCGCAGCGACTTGATAATTGCCCGCTTGGAAAGCGGTCGAACCCTCCTGAAAAAGAACGGCCACATCCGACGGTGGAGGCGCCTGGGCGGCCACGCGCGAGACATCCAAGATGCCGAGCAAAATGCCTGCGACCAAAATTAGCCGCGCCTGACGTTGTAACCTGGGGAGTTGCACGGGAGAATTAAAAAACTCTCAGCTCATATTTTCAATACAAATTCCAGAAAAATGTGACAGCAAAAGCTTACCCGCCGTAGGAGCTTTCCACGCGGTGGGCGACGTCTTTGTAGCCATAATCGACCTCGTAAATCTGCTTAAAGCAGTCGAGCGACTCGTCCTTTTTGCTCATCTGCTCGAAGACCATGCCGAGGTTGTAAAGAATGTCTTTTTTCGTGGCATCCATCACGAGAATTTCCTTGGCCGCGTCCTCGAAGGTGCGGACGGAGAGGTCGAGCATGTTCAAATTTTGGTAGCAGCGGCCCAACAAATTCATGGCGCGCAGGCGGACGTTCGGGCTTTTGCGGGCGCTTTGCAGCTCAGGAATCGCGTCGCGATAGGCGCCGGTGTTGACCAGCACTTCGCCCAACTCGAAATGGAGCATGAGGTCAGTGGGATTCTTTTCCACGCGTTTACGGGCCTCGCCCAGGAGCGCCTCGGCGCGGAGTCGGCGATACTCGGTGAGATAGCCCTCATACTCCGGCACCGCAGGGTCATTTGGGTTGTTGGCGAGGAAATCCTCGTAAGCCTTAATATTGTCGTCGTAGAGCTTCATTTGCAGGTCGGTGGCCTTGCGAACGAGCGTGGAATCGGTGTTTTGCGTGAGGGACGCGGCGTAGGTGAACCATTGCACTGCCGTGGGCAGATCACCCTTTTGCTCGAAGAGACCGGCCATTTTGCGGACGACATCGAGGTTGGAGGGGTTCTCGTTGTAGCGGACGGTCAGCTCGGCGAGCTGGTTTTCGATCATCTCCTCGGAACGCACGGAGCGGTTTTGCTGTTCCAGCGAGGTGGCGAGTTCCTTGT
Proteins encoded:
- a CDS encoding LutB/LldF family L-lactate oxidation iron-sulfur protein → MNLNVLQFKSDSERLTHNLDHRERIQSALKKYYVARDDKKARFQDWQAARQAAAETKWEAVNHLDKYLVEFADKIEARGAKVHWASTAEQAREIILGIVKEKNARRIIKSKVMTGEEIHLNAALEAAGYDVVESDLGEYIVQLRHEAPYHFVFPAMHLSRGEISDLFEKELGSAKTDSPEELTMIARRVMRDQYLAADIGISGANFAVAETGMISITENEGNARLTCALPKVHIALMGIEKVLPKFEDLALFLPMLGTAGAGQAVTCYNSMYAGPRQPGETDGPEEMHIVLLDNKRTHLLADIEQRDALHCIRCGACLNVCPIYKNVGGHTYGTTYQGPIGSVITPHLRGIQEWKHLSSASTLCGACTEACPVKINLHHHLLHNRRNAIAQKPVWWEQTLFHLSSILFNHPALWRLAAWGGRIGQLFHPLIQGTILDPARAWTKTRDLPPVADQTFKEYWRSRQK
- a CDS encoding LUD domain-containing protein; translated protein: MSERTNILARIREGLSVPAPVPGTHELHGNEHATAPAPIVPGMVMKWLPPVGATFGDQVALFAKNSFELKTDFQIFDSLGELQGALKTLAQVEGWQRIGTHRGTLNDAICPALGLPMMLTDESYATPDLEKCDAGISECESLIAQTGSVLVTTRSSGGRALSVLPPHHVVLVRREQLLPDLPSGFAALKQKYTGNFPSFMSLITGPSRTGDIERILVLGAHGPKKLTIFCV
- a CDS encoding TIM barrel protein — protein: MSFQLKNKAGKQGVGAGVWNLGPGGDPFGGPTREAIPFIDRIPMLAEAGMSWFEAHDSEIPATDAERALAVAEKCGLKCAMYTPSFFADSIFKDGAMTSNDSAIRAKGLANAKLAVDTTHVMGAETMVFWNGREGFDFVLAKNGRDSFQRLVEGFNAVGQYALEKYGHSIRFALEPKPNEPRANMYLANVGEALYLISRLDPSVQPLFGLNPETAHSRIAGLDYLWDIEMCLEANKLFHIHLNSQDGQRYDQDLPFGIIEPVKDLALCVVLQDTAWDGIICFDVKAPRTDDPKNIQDVLTVSGNNLTWLWERALEVDRSKIAALRAENRATAISGYLSQCLYGR
- a CDS encoding biopolymer transporter ExbD — encoded protein: MRRLELNPNEGSLGFQIAPMIDVVFVIMLFFMVMAGAVKVEKELNTTLPGTAETASSTDFVDEQIITISDTGEIALNDEPYDTPVSRDLPQLKAVLMRLKQNADASKTPAVVTIISDPTAKYSRTVDVLDALAVAQIPNVTFTVGDEE
- a CDS encoding biopolymer transporter ExbD; translated protein: MAGGGGGSDSGEPEFQIAPMIDVLLVLLIFFMTITSAQVLKVDKTIKLPLAPDAQKKDNTRSEAVVNVRWKAEEKKAEFVFNDKVYTQSSELTPLLLSARQAGEKKITAGQNPSFRIIIRGDQDVPALYVSQAMNCAGAAGIADISFSAVNKQ
- a CDS encoding MotA/TolQ/ExbB proton channel family protein is translated as MNTKRSSLFALGAVLLLIAAAPIFAQEAAPAAGTEAKPAVVHKTLWDQIREGGWVMFPIGACSIFTVYLIGDGVIRTSAKRVLPPQHEQAVKDLFRQGDYVGAYNYCRDNPSPLTNVLRVGISLLGDGKQSTEEGIMGEIAKENAQMQTWISYLSVIGVCTPMIGLVGTVTGMIKAFGTLGSSGIGDPSSLSAAIGEVLVATASGLFIAIPAFGSFYFLRNRAAGVIHHIQDSVATLFRKMPYEALTGVHIGDEELFAALPNWHAPAQVEQV
- a CDS encoding tetratricopeptide repeat protein, with the translated sequence MKTSSILIVLLLLPLGVIAQTLKLAPVPAAVPAPAPAGPTVKILMKDGTSLDVPSLRRDGSMIMVPLAAGVGEVGYAVSKIARVAFPAPTQIVEAEGLLADGKAEEAMIKVEPILAFYTPFRDIPGNFWQATAFLKMKALLALQRSKDAETLLNQIAASAGVDPLIADRVQVEKAAILTRQGKDKEALTIYDQIIEKSTDPDTLASAWLNKGQSLLALKEYDPAVIAFLHVPVFYANQVTLQPTAMLGAARAWRGLTDVASAEASMRSLIEKYPTSPEASIAEKEIKQL
- a CDS encoding tetratricopeptide repeat protein, with protein sequence MQLPRLQRQARLILVAGILLGILDVSRVAAQAPPPSDVAVLFQEGSTAFQAGNYQVAADKLQALLKTAQDTPQLEPIYFTLGAAYYNLGNFPGAIATLRTYLTKFPQSTRRAEVLQSIAQACMQGKQYAEAIASYKELENLPQYRDDALSAEAAAYKETGQTAEAIAALEKLIGKGVASQAAAVGAIQLASLYAAANDPAKATATLELVRSKLSLMDNVMRLNALAVELGDGFLEKEQPAEALTCYRFALPKPEVVRFQEQQVKDLQAKIDANVATMRAEVSKAVQLVGANNTLKAKLADAAKLVEEARNLPDFTPALYLRVARAFYLQGKKWESIVAYEEILRRYPTSAEHEPALFGATVCSAEVGRVQPSRKYCEEYLKTYPTNPNASTVGLLLGQTALQSGDAQAAETYFGRMLQDQPTSRYREEMIYLMGNTRMALGKFPEAAESYALYTKEFPTGAHTEEIIYRAAMAKLFAGKYEEALGLLQGYLAKYPQGNFVADVRYRINVCKYSASLYDEVVADSVAWGRQFKADPMLGEVLALKADSLAATNKNDEAIAEYVRSYQAATTDEVLNYSLFAAQKLMQKKGDWAGIGQLFQEFVTTHPEHPTVASALYWVGKAKAREGKVDEARTFTADTIKRFINDPKRDAVEQLLTQLAQLCLKKGTPVPVASPSASPASVADGATSPAYDPQAEMDRLLGTGSTPTAQARILFATAELARLRKKSAEEQTALQAIADRFQPADFSSVLLAQVGDCLLGKGRIDQAEPIFQRLMNDFPRSDYVDFAWNGLGEIAFQRKDYPKALTYFTDAIDKAGATTKLKDVTLGKAKTLLALNRLDEARKIFEQVASIRDWRGEATAFSVYSLGEIERQQNRLPEAIAFYQRVYVAYQRYLPWVAKSYLGSAECFEKLGKIQEATRTYQEMLRLEKLAAFPEIATARERLKALTPG
- a CDS encoding tetratricopeptide repeat protein — protein: MPPPKTEKQLSTQARSNYLKAIQALELKNYQYGITLLQDVLREEPGFVDGRKVLRKVEVGLVKEKKGFFGGLKGGSPIGAMKAQGLLKKDPAGAMDAAEKILDGDPYNTQANEVIKEGALALDLYETARFAMETLRDGNPKNVKVLHELGKLYYEHGEPAKAVEVYNELVEINRNDIAAVKFGKDAAAASSMKSGGWEAVAESGGTKDYRDLIVDKELATSLEQQNRSVRSEEMIENQLAELTVRYNENPSNLDVVRKMAGLFEQKGDLPTAVQWFTYAASLTQNTDSTLVRKATDLQMKLYDDNIKAYEDFLANNPNDPAVPEYEGYLTEYRRLRAEALLGEARKRVEKNPTDLMLHFELGEVLVNTGAYRDAIPELQSARKSPNVRLRAMNLLGRCYQNLNMLDLSVRTFEDAAKEILVMDATKKDILYNLGMVFEQMSKKDESLDCFKQIYEVDYGYKDVAHRVESSYGG